A region of Chlamydia crocodili DNA encodes the following proteins:
- the nusA gene encoding transcription termination factor NusA, producing MNKDLVAIFDYMEKEKGIQRPVIIGAIESALKIAAKKTLRDDANVSVNINSRTGDIEVFCEKEIVEVCENPSKEIPLDKAREYDPECQIGQYMDVPFVSEHFGRIAAHAARQIIGQKLRHAERDVIYEEYRHRVNEILSGVVKRFAKGSNLVIDLGKVEGLLPARCYPKTEKHKVGDKIYALLYEVQESENGGAEVILSRSHPEFVKQLFLQEVPELEEGSVEIVKIAREAGYRTKLAVSSSDPKTDPVGAFVGMRGSRVKNIIRELNDEKIDIVNYSPVTTELLQNLLCPIEIQKIAILEDDKVIAIVVQDTDYATVIGKRGINARLISQILDYELEVQRMSEYNKLLEIQRLQLAEFDNPQLDEPLDMEGISKLVVQNLVHAGYDTIRKVLLASANDLASVPGISLELAYKILEQVSKYGEGKVDEKPKIED from the coding sequence ATGAATAAAGATCTTGTAGCTATTTTTGACTACATGGAGAAGGAAAAAGGAATTCAACGTCCTGTTATTATAGGAGCCATTGAATCAGCCTTAAAAATTGCAGCAAAAAAAACACTAAGAGATGATGCTAACGTTTCTGTAAATATTAATTCTCGAACTGGTGACATAGAAGTCTTCTGTGAGAAAGAAATCGTAGAAGTGTGTGAGAATCCCAGTAAGGAGATTCCTTTAGACAAAGCTAGAGAATACGATCCTGAATGCCAAATCGGGCAATATATGGACGTTCCCTTTGTTTCTGAGCATTTCGGAAGAATTGCTGCTCACGCAGCCCGACAGATTATTGGTCAAAAACTACGTCATGCTGAAAGAGATGTTATCTATGAAGAATATCGACATAGGGTCAATGAAATCCTTTCTGGTGTTGTTAAGCGATTTGCCAAAGGATCAAATTTAGTCATAGATTTAGGAAAAGTTGAAGGGCTTCTACCCGCCCGCTGTTATCCAAAAACAGAGAAACACAAAGTCGGTGATAAGATTTACGCTTTATTATACGAAGTTCAGGAATCTGAAAATGGCGGGGCTGAAGTTATTCTCAGCCGTAGTCACCCCGAATTTGTTAAACAACTTTTCTTACAAGAAGTTCCAGAATTGGAAGAAGGTTCTGTAGAAATTGTTAAAATTGCTCGTGAAGCTGGCTACAGAACTAAATTAGCTGTAAGTTCATCTGACCCCAAAACAGATCCTGTAGGAGCTTTTGTTGGAATGAGAGGTTCTCGAGTAAAGAATATCATTCGAGAGTTAAACGACGAGAAAATAGATATTGTAAACTATTCTCCCGTGACCACAGAATTATTACAAAATTTGCTTTGCCCCATAGAAATTCAAAAGATTGCGATCTTAGAAGATGACAAGGTTATTGCTATAGTTGTTCAAGATACTGATTACGCAACAGTAATCGGCAAGCGAGGAATTAATGCTCGATTAATTAGTCAGATTTTAGACTACGAGCTCGAAGTCCAACGTATGAGCGAATACAATAAACTATTAGAAATTCAACGCCTACAATTAGCGGAATTTGATAATCCTCAGTTAGATGAGCCGCTAGATATGGAAGGCATTAGTAAGTTGGTTGTCCAGAATCTTGTACATGCAGGATACGACACGATCAGAAAGGTATTATTAGCTAGTGCTAATGATCTTGCTTCTGTTCCTGGAATCAGTTTAGAACTTGCTTATAAGATCCTTGAGCAAGTCAGCAAATATGGAGAAGGCAAAGTTGACGAAAAACCTAAAATTGAAGATTAA
- the rpsA gene encoding 30S ribosomal protein S1, producing MPKQSEYTWGSKKILDTIDCLSEDVVEFKDLLCSTHGITSSDEETTSEIQPGAILKGTVVDINKDFVVVDVGLKSEGVIPMSEFIDSSEGLVLGAEVEVYLDQTEDEEGKVVLSREKATRQRQWEHILAHCEEGSIVKGQIIRKVKGGLIVDIGMEAFLPGSQIDNKKIKNLDDYVGKVCEFKILKINIDRRNVVVSRRELLEAERISKKAELIEQINIGERRRGVVKNITDFGVFLDLDGIDGLLHITDMTWKRIRHPSEMVELNQELEVIILSVDKEKGRVALGLKQKEHNPWEDIEKKYPPGQRVTGKIVKLLPYGAFIEIEEGIEGLIHVSEMSWVKNVVDPSEVVNKGDEVEAIVLSIQKDEGKISLGLKQTEHNPWDNIEEKYPIGLHVHAEIKNLTNYGAFVELEPGIEGLIHISDMSWIKKVSHPSELFKKGSTVEAVILSVDKESKKITLGVKQLSSNPWNEIEEMFPTGSNISGVVTKITAFGAFVELQNGIEGLIHVSELSEKPFSKIEDIISIGDSVSAKVIKLDPDHKKVSLSVKEYLADKQHDHMDSDLNNLDLEDLVGSDKKKKGK from the coding sequence ATGCCAAAACAATCCGAATACACTTGGGGATCCAAAAAAATTCTTGATACTATAGATTGCCTCTCGGAAGACGTTGTTGAATTCAAAGATCTTCTATGCTCAACACACGGAATTACTTCAAGCGACGAGGAAACTACCAGTGAGATACAACCTGGCGCCATCCTAAAAGGTACTGTAGTTGATATCAATAAGGACTTCGTAGTCGTTGACGTTGGATTAAAATCCGAAGGAGTCATTCCAATGTCAGAATTCATAGATTCTTCTGAAGGTTTAGTTCTTGGTGCTGAAGTAGAGGTATACTTAGACCAAACTGAAGACGAAGAAGGAAAGGTTGTTTTATCTAGAGAAAAAGCTACTCGCCAAAGACAGTGGGAACATATTCTAGCTCACTGTGAAGAAGGCTCTATCGTCAAAGGACAAATTATACGCAAAGTCAAAGGTGGTCTTATTGTTGATATTGGGATGGAAGCTTTTCTCCCTGGATCACAAATCGATAATAAGAAAATTAAAAACTTAGATGATTATGTAGGCAAAGTCTGTGAATTTAAAATTCTTAAAATCAACATTGATAGAAGAAATGTTGTTGTTTCAAGAAGAGAACTCCTAGAAGCTGAACGAATTTCTAAAAAGGCAGAACTTATCGAACAAATTAATATTGGTGAACGCCGCCGAGGTGTTGTTAAAAATATTACAGATTTCGGTGTGTTCTTAGATCTAGATGGTATCGATGGCCTCCTACACATTACAGATATGACATGGAAACGAATCCGTCATCCATCTGAAATGGTAGAACTCAATCAAGAGCTTGAAGTTATTATTCTAAGTGTTGACAAAGAAAAAGGCCGCGTTGCTCTAGGTCTGAAGCAAAAAGAACATAATCCATGGGAAGATATTGAGAAGAAATATCCTCCAGGCCAACGTGTTACCGGTAAAATTGTTAAACTTCTCCCTTATGGCGCCTTTATTGAGATTGAAGAAGGTATCGAGGGTCTAATCCACGTTTCCGAGATGTCTTGGGTGAAAAATGTTGTTGATCCTAGCGAAGTAGTAAACAAAGGCGATGAAGTTGAAGCTATCGTTTTATCTATTCAAAAAGACGAGGGCAAAATTTCATTAGGTCTAAAACAAACGGAACATAATCCATGGGATAACATCGAAGAAAAGTATCCTATCGGCCTGCATGTACATGCAGAAATTAAAAATCTAACGAATTACGGAGCTTTTGTTGAATTAGAGCCAGGTATTGAAGGTCTAATTCACATCTCTGATATGAGCTGGATAAAAAAAGTATCGCATCCTTCTGAACTATTCAAAAAAGGTAGCACTGTCGAAGCTGTTATTCTTTCTGTAGACAAAGAAAGTAAAAAAATCACTCTCGGAGTCAAACAATTAAGTTCAAATCCATGGAATGAAATTGAAGAAATGTTCCCAACAGGAAGTAATATTTCTGGCGTAGTAACAAAAATTACTGCATTTGGCGCATTTGTAGAATTGCAAAATGGTATAGAAGGTCTGATTCACGTTTCAGAACTATCTGAGAAACCTTTTTCAAAAATTGAAGACATTATCTCAATTGGCGATTCTGTATCTGCAAAAGTCATTAAACTTGACCCAGATCACAAAAAAGTATCGCTTTCAGTGAAAGAATATTTAGCTGATAAACAACATGATCATATGGACTCAGATTTAAATAATTTGGACCTAGAAGATTTGGTTGGTTCAGACAAAAAGAAAAAAGGGAAATAA
- the trxB gene encoding thioredoxin-disulfide reductase — translation MTHTKVIIIGSGPAGYTAAIYASRALLNPILFEGFFSGIAGGQLMTTTEVENFPGFPEGILGQKLMDNMKSQSGRFGTQILPKDVTSVDFSARPFVVMSNEEKYTCDTCIIATGASAKRLEIPGASDNEFWQKGVTACAVCDGASPIFKNKDLYVIGGGDSALEEAMFLTRYGKRVYIVHRRDTLRASKVMIKKAESNEKITFLWNSEIVKISGDTVVRSVDILNNVSNEISSHDAAGVFFAIGHKPNTDFLSGQLALDEHGYIITDKGTSRTSIPGVFAAGDVQDKHYRQAITAAGSGCMAALEAERFLD, via the coding sequence ATGACTCACACTAAAGTAATTATTATTGGCTCAGGTCCTGCAGGTTATACTGCAGCGATTTATGCTTCAAGAGCACTTTTAAATCCTATTTTATTCGAGGGATTTTTTTCCGGGATTGCTGGTGGTCAATTAATGACTACTACCGAAGTAGAAAATTTTCCCGGATTCCCTGAGGGTATATTAGGTCAAAAGTTAATGGATAATATGAAATCTCAATCTGGACGTTTTGGAACGCAAATTCTTCCAAAAGATGTCACTTCGGTTGATTTCAGCGCACGTCCTTTTGTGGTAATGTCCAATGAAGAAAAATATACCTGTGATACATGTATTATAGCAACGGGAGCTTCTGCAAAGCGTTTAGAAATTCCTGGAGCATCGGATAATGAATTCTGGCAAAAAGGTGTTACAGCATGTGCTGTGTGTGATGGAGCTTCTCCTATTTTTAAAAATAAAGATTTATATGTAATAGGAGGGGGAGACTCTGCTTTAGAGGAAGCAATGTTTCTAACTCGTTATGGAAAACGTGTATATATTGTTCATAGAAGGGATACTTTAAGAGCTTCTAAAGTCATGATAAAAAAGGCAGAATCCAATGAAAAAATTACTTTTCTATGGAATAGTGAAATAGTGAAAATTTCTGGGGATACTGTTGTTCGTTCAGTTGATATTTTAAATAATGTTTCTAATGAAATCTCTTCACATGATGCTGCGGGTGTATTTTTTGCCATTGGGCATAAACCAAACACGGATTTCTTATCTGGTCAATTAGCTTTGGATGAACATGGCTATATTATTACTGATAAAGGGACGAGTAGAACTTCTATTCCTGGTGTATTTGCAGCAGGAGATGTTCAAGACAAACATTATAGACAAGCTATTACAGCCGCAGGAAGTGGTTGTATGGCTGCTTTAGAGGCTGAACGTTTTTTAGATTAG
- the acpS gene encoding holo-ACP synthase, with the protein MQTAHIGTDIIEISRIRKAIKTHNQRMLDRIFTKKEQEYCLRLTNPYPSFAARFAGKEAVSKALGTGIGKIISWKDIEILKSSKQPEVHLPPRIYKKLGISKVLLSISHSREYATAMAIALI; encoded by the coding sequence ATGCAAACTGCACATATAGGAACTGATATCATTGAAATTTCTAGAATTCGCAAAGCAATAAAAACTCATAACCAAAGAATGTTGGATAGAATTTTCACAAAAAAGGAACAGGAGTACTGTTTAAGACTAACTAATCCCTATCCTTCTTTTGCAGCAAGATTTGCTGGGAAAGAAGCAGTGTCTAAAGCTTTAGGAACAGGGATAGGAAAAATTATTTCCTGGAAAGATATAGAGATTCTTAAATCATCAAAACAACCCGAGGTCCACCTACCTCCAAGGATATATAAAAAATTAGGAATCTCTAAAGTATTATTATCCATTAGCCATAGTCGTGAATACGCTACAGCCATGGCTATAGCTCTAATCTAA
- a CDS encoding prolipoprotein diacylglyceryl transferase encodes MRVFLSVIYWNHSKFLWNSDNLPIRIPWYGLCFSLGILFASMLGIYLALSSYVEEDRRRFSKNQLREALENFALYSLLFIIPGSRIAYILFYGGDFYFKHPQEILKVWNGGLASHGGMVGLILWAIIFSWRYRKKIPILTFLFLCDLCASVFGCAAFMIRIGNFMNQEIIGKPTNLPWGIIFSSPTQGSLGLSVHPVQLYEGIGYLLLSIILFFLSYKRYLRLGSGWATSWGLIGISLIRFFAEFFKSHQGKVIGPDSLLTMGQILSLPLFIFGVSLGVACFIKNKKSTSSTSSIK; translated from the coding sequence ATGCGAGTCTTCTTATCAGTAATATATTGGAATCATTCAAAATTTTTATGGAATTCAGATAATTTGCCTATTAGAATCCCTTGGTATGGTCTGTGCTTTTCTTTAGGTATTTTATTTGCTTCTATGCTTGGTATTTATCTCGCATTATCTTCTTATGTTGAGGAAGATAGAAGAAGGTTCTCTAAGAATCAGCTTCGTGAGGCTTTAGAAAATTTTGCTCTCTACTCTCTTTTATTCATCATTCCAGGATCACGGATAGCTTATATTTTGTTTTATGGAGGTGATTTTTACTTTAAACATCCCCAAGAGATTTTAAAAGTTTGGAATGGAGGATTAGCAAGTCATGGAGGTATGGTAGGTCTCATTCTTTGGGCGATTATTTTTTCTTGGAGATATAGAAAAAAAATCCCTATCTTAACTTTTTTATTTCTTTGTGATCTTTGTGCTTCTGTATTTGGATGCGCGGCCTTTATGATTCGTATTGGGAATTTTATGAATCAAGAAATTATAGGTAAGCCTACAAACCTACCTTGGGGGATAATTTTTTCATCTCCTACACAAGGAAGTTTGGGTTTGTCTGTGCACCCTGTACAGCTATATGAAGGAATTGGTTACTTATTACTTTCTATAATACTGTTTTTCTTAAGTTATAAACGTTATCTTCGTTTAGGGTCTGGATGGGCAACATCTTGGGGATTAATAGGTATATCTTTAATCCGTTTTTTTGCTGAATTTTTCAAAAGTCATCAAGGTAAAGTTATAGGTCCGGATAGTTTATTAACAATGGGACAAATTCTATCGTTACCTTTATTTATATTTGGTGTCTCTTTGGGAGTGGCTTGTTTTATTAAAAATAAAAAGAGCACATCTTCGACTTCATCTATAAAATAG
- the yidC gene encoding membrane protein insertase YidC, producing MNKRSLLFVSLVGVAFVGCQIFFGYNDFRSCKALTEKQKTISEQVLAATKSMGLSVSPWATSLEEEVNKNHYAVRVGNKLLLLNQGRSASSVYSSGIRWDFIEETTACDNIHVALYSEANESTGTLNTGKVFLPVTSEALPVLVVEFRNNQEPVVFLGQYKQEQGKIYNKDSVVYGTSLVFWRSGNEYLPLGIYNSKEEKLESLDLPITKAAIFNDSQSASVDLNSGQYFVLSNEYMQLVVSQESGSVEGINLPFSSEDNKSIVNEIGFDRDLKAQVPSEASFPGLPSIGEDKKEIPDTIGGYYPLLRRGILSDVKKRTPSSYHALNIVSGRDLINPIALGYRVSVFNSTMLELESNDGSIKKTYKLPQKQPYAFEVEIGINHASDDIWITSGVPEVEIMSNAFTPSIKYHVIKKNKGQLDKVKLPKAKDPLALRSGVYPQWILNSNGYFGIILSPLTDVPAGYAASYVPGSSVPTRLSLLSPKNQAYPSSKYPGYETLLPLPTEKGTHRFLVYAGPLAEPTLRALDQAYTNSKGESPQYLDCITFRGLFAFITEPFATLLFIIMKFFRMITGSWGISIILLTVFLKLLLYPLNAWSIRSMRRMQKLSPYIQEIQQKYKKEPKRAQMEVMTLYKTNKVNPITGCLPLLIQLPFLIAMFDLLKSSFLLRGASFIPGWIDNLTAPDVLFSWTTPIWFLGNEFHLLPILLGIVMFAQQKISALKKKGPATDQQRQQETMGTMMALLFTFMFYNFPSGLNIYWFSSMLLGLIQQWVTNKILDGKHLKNEISVNKKKPR from the coding sequence ATGAATAAACGTTCATTGTTGTTTGTTTCTTTAGTTGGCGTAGCTTTTGTAGGATGCCAAATCTTTTTTGGTTATAATGATTTTCGTTCTTGCAAGGCTCTCACAGAGAAACAGAAAACAATTTCAGAACAAGTGCTTGCTGCAACAAAATCCATGGGATTAAGTGTTTCTCCTTGGGCTACATCTCTTGAAGAAGAGGTGAATAAAAATCATTACGCTGTGCGTGTTGGAAACAAGTTGCTCCTTTTGAATCAAGGAAGATCCGCAAGCTCAGTTTATTCTTCTGGAATTCGTTGGGATTTTATAGAGGAAACAACAGCTTGTGATAATATTCATGTTGCTTTGTATAGTGAAGCCAACGAGTCCACAGGCACTTTAAATACAGGAAAAGTATTTCTTCCCGTAACTAGTGAAGCTCTTCCTGTTTTAGTTGTTGAGTTTCGTAATAATCAAGAACCTGTAGTGTTCTTAGGTCAATATAAGCAAGAACAAGGTAAGATTTATAATAAAGATAGTGTTGTTTACGGCACTTCTTTGGTATTTTGGAGATCGGGGAATGAATACTTGCCTTTAGGCATTTATAACTCTAAGGAAGAAAAGCTAGAATCTTTAGACCTCCCAATTACTAAGGCTGCTATTTTTAATGATTCTCAATCAGCAAGTGTCGATCTAAATTCTGGACAATATTTTGTTCTTTCTAATGAGTATATGCAGTTGGTTGTTTCTCAGGAGAGTGGTTCTGTAGAAGGAATAAATCTTCCATTTTCTTCTGAGGATAATAAGAGTATAGTTAATGAAATCGGTTTTGATAGAGATTTAAAAGCTCAGGTTCCTAGCGAAGCTTCTTTTCCCGGACTTCCTTCTATAGGAGAGGACAAAAAAGAGATTCCCGATACTATTGGAGGATACTATCCTTTATTACGTAGAGGAATTCTTTCTGATGTTAAAAAACGCACCCCATCTAGTTATCATGCTTTAAACATTGTTTCCGGGAGGGATCTTATCAACCCCATAGCTTTGGGATACCGTGTTTCTGTTTTTAATAGCACTATGTTGGAATTGGAAAGCAATGACGGTTCTATTAAGAAAACTTATAAGTTACCTCAAAAGCAGCCTTATGCTTTTGAAGTTGAGATTGGTATAAATCACGCTAGTGATGATATATGGATAACTTCTGGAGTCCCTGAAGTTGAAATTATGTCCAACGCATTTACTCCCTCTATTAAATATCATGTTATTAAAAAGAATAAGGGACAATTAGATAAAGTGAAATTGCCTAAGGCTAAGGATCCTCTAGCTTTGCGTAGTGGAGTATATCCTCAGTGGATACTAAACTCTAATGGATATTTTGGTATTATCTTATCACCACTTACAGATGTCCCCGCAGGATATGCCGCTTCCTATGTTCCTGGGAGTTCTGTTCCTACACGTTTATCTTTATTATCTCCTAAAAACCAAGCTTATCCTTCTTCTAAATATCCTGGATATGAAACTTTGCTTCCTTTACCTACAGAGAAAGGTACGCATCGTTTCCTGGTTTATGCAGGACCTTTAGCTGAGCCTACTTTACGAGCTCTGGATCAAGCTTATACCAATTCTAAAGGTGAAAGTCCTCAGTATCTCGATTGTATAACTTTCCGAGGATTATTCGCTTTTATTACTGAGCCTTTTGCAACTTTACTTTTCATTATTATGAAGTTTTTCAGAATGATCACAGGATCGTGGGGGATTTCTATCATTCTACTTACCGTATTTTTAAAATTACTCCTGTATCCACTGAATGCTTGGTCGATACGTTCTATGAGACGTATGCAAAAGTTGTCCCCCTATATTCAGGAAATCCAACAGAAATATAAGAAAGAGCCTAAACGTGCTCAAATGGAAGTCATGACTTTGTATAAGACTAATAAAGTGAATCCTATTACAGGCTGTCTGCCGTTATTGATTCAGCTACCATTTCTTATAGCTATGTTCGATTTATTAAAGTCCTCATTCCTACTTCGAGGGGCATCTTTTATCCCTGGATGGATTGACAATTTAACAGCTCCAGACGTTTTATTCTCTTGGACTACACCAATTTGGTTTCTTGGAAACGAATTTCATCTTCTTCCTATCTTATTAGGGATTGTAATGTTTGCTCAGCAGAAGATCTCTGCTTTGAAGAAAAAAGGACCTGCTACAGATCAACAAAGACAACAGGAAACAATGGGTACAATGATGGCTCTTTTGTTTACCTTTATGTTTTATAACTTCCCTTCAGGTTTAAATATTTATTGGTTTTCTTCTATGCTTCTTGGATTGATCCAACAATGGGTTACCAATAAGATTTTAGATGGAAAACATCTTAAAAATGAAATTTCTGTTAATAAGAAAAAACCAAGGTAA
- the dnaA gene encoding chromosomal replication initiator protein DnaA, whose protein sequence is MRAWEDFLLLQEKEIGTSTVDKWLRSLKVLCFDACNLYLEAKDSFQVTWFEEHIRHKVKTNLVNNNGKLIRVHITSLDKTTPFYKEKQIQQEKTAYFTMQYGNVNPEMTFSNFLVTPENDLPFRILQEFTKPGEDATGFPFNPIYLFGPEGSGKTHLMQAAVSALRESGGKILYVASDLFTEHLVSAIRSGEMQRFRSFYRNVDALFIEDIEVFSGKGATQEEFFHTFNSLQTEGKLIVVSSAYAPGDLKAVEERLISRFEWGVAVPIHPLTKEGLRSFLMHQAQQLSIRIEDTALDFLIHSLSSNVKTLIDALTLLSKRVAYKKLAQQLLYEDDIQSLLHDVLEAAESIRLTPSGIIRAVAKYYGVSPESILGRSQSREYVLPRQVAMYLCRQKLSLSYVRIGDVFSRDHSTVISSIRTISQKVEEGGHDISIATQELTKSLTSAYKSLEFFPEEEIPC, encoded by the coding sequence ATGCGGGCGTGGGAAGACTTTCTTTTGCTACAAGAAAAAGAAATTGGTACAAGTACTGTAGACAAATGGTTAAGGTCGTTAAAAGTCCTGTGTTTTGACGCGTGTAATCTATATCTTGAAGCCAAAGATTCCTTTCAAGTGACTTGGTTTGAAGAACATATACGCCATAAGGTTAAAACTAATTTAGTAAACAATAATGGGAAGTTGATTCGTGTTCACATAACTTCTTTAGATAAAACCACACCTTTCTATAAAGAAAAACAAATTCAACAGGAAAAGACTGCCTACTTCACTATGCAATATGGCAATGTAAATCCTGAAATGACTTTTTCTAATTTTCTTGTGACTCCTGAAAATGATTTACCCTTTCGTATTCTACAGGAGTTTACTAAGCCTGGAGAAGATGCTACAGGCTTCCCATTTAATCCTATTTATCTTTTTGGACCTGAAGGTTCTGGGAAAACACATTTGATGCAGGCTGCAGTAAGTGCTCTTCGAGAATCTGGAGGAAAAATTCTTTATGTTGCTTCAGATTTATTTACAGAACACTTAGTTTCAGCTATACGCTCTGGAGAGATGCAAAGATTTCGTTCTTTTTATCGTAATGTTGATGCCTTATTTATAGAAGATATAGAGGTATTTTCGGGTAAAGGAGCCACTCAGGAAGAGTTTTTTCATACTTTTAATTCCCTACAGACTGAAGGTAAATTGATAGTCGTTTCCTCGGCATACGCACCTGGGGATTTAAAGGCTGTCGAGGAGCGACTTATTAGTCGTTTTGAATGGGGGGTTGCGGTTCCCATTCATCCTTTAACAAAAGAAGGATTAAGAAGTTTTCTTATGCATCAAGCCCAACAGTTATCTATCCGTATAGAAGATACTGCTTTAGATTTCTTAATTCATTCTCTATCTTCAAATGTAAAAACATTAATAGATGCACTCACGTTATTATCGAAACGCGTTGCGTACAAAAAATTAGCACAGCAGCTACTTTATGAGGATGATATACAATCTTTATTGCATGATGTTTTAGAGGCTGCAGAGAGTATTCGATTAACCCCCTCGGGAATTATCCGTGCTGTTGCTAAATATTATGGCGTGTCCCCGGAGAGTATTTTAGGTCGTTCGCAATCTCGAGAATATGTATTGCCTAGACAGGTGGCCATGTATCTATGTCGTCAGAAATTATCTTTATCTTATGTACGTATAGGAGATGTATTTTCTAGAGATCATTCAACAGTAATTTCATCAATACGTACTATTTCTCAGAAGGTAGAGGAAGGGGGGCACGACATTAGTATTGCTACACAAGAACTAACGAAATCTCTTACCTCAGCGTATAAGAGTCTTGAATTCTTCCCAGAAGAAGAAATCCCTTGTTAG